Proteins encoded within one genomic window of Panicum virgatum strain AP13 chromosome 1N, P.virgatum_v5, whole genome shotgun sequence:
- the LOC120657378 gene encoding uncharacterized protein LOC120657378 yields MEDLQPAAVVRAPRRAMLFRVPRRPVTRANGAAPPVPAGGKKRRMAVARLGGKRRLFGAIRRLRVRWLAVLYRRTLRRLRAYYATAINDLLEGAAAISSLRGPAGADCAFGTAFAPVVTVGI; encoded by the coding sequence ATGGAGGACCTGCAGCCCGCGGCAGTCGTCCGCGCCCCGCGGCGGGCCATGCTGTTCCGGGTGCCGCGGAGGCCGGTGACCAGGGCGAatggggcggcgccgccggtgccggcgggGGGAAAGAAGAGGAGGATGGCGGTGGCGAGGCTCGGCGGGAAGAGGAGGCTGTTCGGCGCGATCCGGCGGCTGCGGGTGCGGTGGCTGGCGGTGCTGTACCGGCGCAcgctgcggcggctgcgggccTACTACGCCACGGCGATCAATGACCTCCTCGAGGGCGCCGCTGCCATCAGCTCCCTCCGCGGCCCGGCCGGCGCCGACTGCGCCTTCGGCACCGCGTTCGCGCCGGTGGTCACCGTCGGGATCTGA